The Paenibacillus sp. FSL W8-0426 region GCAACCAAGCTGCGGCTCGCGATGTCCTCCGGCCAAGAGATGCCGGATGTCGTTACCGTCGGGGATAACCTGCTTGCCCAGGATTTGATCGATTCCGGCATGTATCAAGAAGTGGGTCCGTTGTTCGACAAATACGCATCTGATACATGGAAAAAAGCGATGGAACAGGATCCCAACGTATGGAACCAATACATGCGCGACGGCAAACGCATGGGGATCCCGGTACTCGATTATGCGTACAACAACGACTACCTGCTCTGGATTCGCCAAGACTGGCTCGACAAGTTGAACATGGAAGCTCCAAAAACGATTGACGAATTAGAGACTGTTATGGAAGCGTTTAAAAACAAAAATCCGGACGGCCTTGCACCGGATAAAGTGACGCCGCTCAGCATCGGATTCAAAACATCCATGAACACCTGGATGGGGGATCCTTCCTGGATCTTCGGTGCATACGGCACGCTGCCGTTCCAGTGGAATGAAAGCGCAGACGGCAAGCTGGAATACGGGTCCATCCACCCGGGCATGAAAGAAGGTTTGGTCAAACTGAGCGAATGGCTGAAAAAAGGCTACATTCCTCAGGAAGCGGCGCTGTGGGACGAAAATAAAACCGCAGAGCCTGCGGTTGCCGGCACGGCGGGGATTATTCCAGGTCCGTACTGGATGAGCGGTTGGCCATTGAAAGACACGGTTAAAAACGCTCCGGGCGCGGTATGGAAACCGATTCAGATTCCGACAGGCCCGGATGGCAAAGCGATGCGTCATGGCACGCCGTTCGTCAATGGCGTCATCTTGATCAAAAAAGACATGGAGCATCCGGAAGCGTTCTTTACCTATGAGAATTACCTGTTCGACAACTACGCCAACCCTGAACCGGGCAGCCCTTACGATAACGGCTTGTTCGAAGGGTATGATTATCAGCTGGACGCCAACGGCAAACAACTGCCGATCGAAGAAATCGACGGCGGTTATGTCAATGTCGTTCGCTATCTGCTCGTTCGCGACGGCGCACGCATTCCCGATGCACAGATGAAAGCACTGCTTAACCTTGCGGACGGCAAAGAGCCGGAAACGAAGCTGGAGAAGGACGTTGCCGTCAACTACGGCAGCGAAACGCCTGCGGCAGCCAAAGTGCTGCTTTCCCAAGAAGATATTTCGTACAAAAACATGTTTACCGGTCCTACGACCCAAACGATGAAGTCGAAACTGGATTACCTGAACAAAATCGAGAATCAGGCATTCAACGAAATCATCTATGGAAAAAGTCCGGCCGATGCGTTCGACACGTTCGTGCAAACGTGGAAATCGGGCGGCGGCGACCAGATTACCCAAGAGGTCAACGATTGGTATGCTAGCGTGAAAAAATAAGCTTTGCAGCGCGCGGAACTCGGCTTCCGCGCGCTTTTTTTTGCGCATGCTTCCGAGGGCGGAAACGACTTGGAACGCGGATAAAGGCGGGTTTTTCCCCTTTTTGTGCCGATGCCCGAAAGTGGTTGCTTTTGTGCCATTTATATTGCTTTTATGTGCTGTTTGAGCGTCCGGACAGGTTGATATAATCGCACTATAAGCCACCCGGAAACAGCTTGGGTAGGAAGAACTACAGGGGGAGCACTCATGAGAACATTGAAACGAACTTGGCCATTTCACGTAATGCTGCTGCCGGCCGTCATCTTTCTGATCATTTTCAGTTATGTGCCGATGGGCGGCATCGTGATGGCTTTCCAAAATTACAAACCTTGGTTGGGCATCGGCGGGTCAGAGTGGGTAG contains the following coding sequences:
- a CDS encoding extracellular solute-binding protein, producing MRANSTKKRWLSLLATTTCLAVVLAGCGGGNGSGDSASSSSSATQNEYKEKYDPEVTISTVWGIDPELKFKNGESIENSVATKWAKEKFGININSLWSVTDTNGAFATKLRLAMSSGQEMPDVVTVGDNLLAQDLIDSGMYQEVGPLFDKYASDTWKKAMEQDPNVWNQYMRDGKRMGIPVLDYAYNNDYLLWIRQDWLDKLNMEAPKTIDELETVMEAFKNKNPDGLAPDKVTPLSIGFKTSMNTWMGDPSWIFGAYGTLPFQWNESADGKLEYGSIHPGMKEGLVKLSEWLKKGYIPQEAALWDENKTAEPAVAGTAGIIPGPYWMSGWPLKDTVKNAPGAVWKPIQIPTGPDGKAMRHGTPFVNGVILIKKDMEHPEAFFTYENYLFDNYANPEPGSPYDNGLFEGYDYQLDANGKQLPIEEIDGGYVNVVRYLLVRDGARIPDAQMKALLNLADGKEPETKLEKDVAVNYGSETPAAAKVLLSQEDISYKNMFTGPTTQTMKSKLDYLNKIENQAFNEIIYGKSPADAFDTFVQTWKSGGGDQITQEVNDWYASVKK